One segment of Candidatus Hydrogenedentota bacterium DNA contains the following:
- a CDS encoding antitoxin has protein sequence MREHYDFGKMKGEKNPYIKRLKQPITIRLDKTTIVYFKSLAGELGMPYQNLINLYLRDCAMNKKTLSLRWGAKGT, from the coding sequence ATGAGAGAGCATTACGATTTTGGAAAGATGAAGGGGGAGAAGAATCCGTACATCAAACGGCTCAAGCAGCCGATTACCATCCGACTGGATAAGACGACGATTGTGTATTTTAAGTCGCTCGCCGGGGAGTTGGGGATGCCATATCAAAATCTCATCAACTTGTATCTGCGGGACTGCGCAATGAATAAGAAGACGTTGAGCCTGAGGTGGGGGGCGAAAGGCACATAA